Proteins co-encoded in one Candidatus Poribacteria bacterium genomic window:
- a CDS encoding WD40 repeat domain-containing protein: MQTRLFSIFLIPLLLSTLFPPNTFAQDYTQLNLPEGAKARLGKGVITDIQLSVNGKYLAVASSIGVWLYDVNTGSETALIIGHTEAVTHVAFSPDGKILASSGSDKIIRLWRTETGESLLSLSPPTNPIHLKFSADGKTLIGKDRKGTVSFWDTTTGEQLNTFTPNLPKIRLGKDRIWSFATDAFIDQTVGFIFAVGNKDGTISIQDGRTGREMRKLIVQADDSSALPIQSPRPYTYKRKIIDGQPATKWVNGLNFSPDGKTLVNGISYQVAHWDGSSSGRGGPTELWDVETGEQLAVFPYGIGATFSGDGKTVAIKAIGGKSDCAIWDIATRRKIAEFPLTLNIRFSGDGKTLAIIEKDSYKIWNVATRSEIASHNPVVEWFEISPERFMLSQDGTLLVTADEYGTVAVRETKNAKQLRLAITDYTKPFTALTFSHDGKTIASGDSSSTIHLWDTHTGAKQNTIKAAAYRIEGLAFAIDNTTLTTANDQEDIIQWNIATSEQVAAHTLPNTNISMESSWFDDGTSYQRKGVTFAPNSEKLAVKNMEKSPIESFDTTIEIWDITTDKPPRHLIEFVTDWGPIAFTPDGSILASGSDSHAATDLWSTHTGKRIATLKTPGNWINDLLVRLRLRDSSIYALAFTHDGNTLAVGTRDKHIQLWNVTDQQHIGSLEGHKYVVCELAFSPDGNTLASGDTGGKIHLWELPTRRHLTIFNGHKSYVRTLAFAPDGKTLASISGHDGTIFLWNVPSK; the protein is encoded by the coding sequence ATGCAAACCAGATTATTTTCCATCTTTTTGATACCACTTCTGCTTTCAACACTATTTCCGCCAAACACTTTCGCTCAAGATTACACCCAACTCAATTTGCCGGAAGGTGCGAAAGCACGACTCGGAAAAGGCGTGATAACCGATATACAGCTGTCGGTTAATGGTAAGTACTTGGCTGTTGCGAGTTCAATTGGTGTCTGGCTATACGATGTTAACACAGGATCCGAAACTGCTCTGATTATAGGACACACAGAGGCAGTGACGCATGTCGCATTTTCACCGGATGGCAAAATCCTCGCAAGCAGTGGAAGCGACAAAATTATTCGCCTCTGGCGTACAGAGACTGGTGAATCCCTATTGTCCCTCAGTCCTCCCACCAACCCGATTCATCTGAAATTCTCAGCCGATGGGAAAACGCTCATAGGGAAAGACAGGAAAGGTACAGTCAGTTTTTGGGATACCACTACTGGAGAACAGTTAAACACTTTTACGCCAAACTTACCCAAAATCAGACTTGGAAAAGATAGGATTTGGTCGTTTGCAACGGACGCGTTTATTGACCAGACGGTTGGCTTTATTTTTGCAGTTGGCAACAAGGACGGCACAATTAGTATACAAGATGGACGCACCGGTCGCGAGATGCGAAAACTTATAGTGCAAGCAGATGATAGCTCGGCCCTGCCGATTCAATCCCCGAGACCATACACCTATAAACGCAAAATTATAGACGGACAACCCGCTACGAAGTGGGTGAACGGCTTAAATTTCTCTCCAGACGGTAAAACATTGGTGAATGGGATTAGTTATCAAGTTGCGCACTGGGACGGTAGCTCAAGCGGAAGGGGAGGTCCAACGGAACTCTGGGATGTGGAGACAGGAGAACAACTCGCAGTCTTCCCGTATGGTATAGGTGCCACGTTTTCAGGTGACGGTAAAACCGTTGCTATAAAAGCTATAGGTGGAAAAAGTGATTGCGCGATATGGGACATCGCGACACGCCGTAAAATTGCTGAGTTTCCACTGACGCTAAACATTCGGTTTTCTGGTGATGGCAAAACCCTCGCTATTATAGAGAAAGATAGCTATAAGATATGGAATGTCGCCACGCGTAGTGAAATCGCCTCACACAATCCAGTTGTGGAGTGGTTTGAAATTTCTCCAGAACGCTTCATGTTATCACAGGATGGCACGCTTCTTGTTACCGCAGACGAATACGGAACTGTTGCTGTGAGAGAAACCAAAAACGCTAAGCAGCTGCGCCTCGCCATTACAGATTATACAAAACCATTTACGGCGTTAACATTCTCACATGATGGCAAAACCATCGCAAGCGGCGATAGCTCCAGCACTATCCACCTCTGGGATACCCACACCGGGGCCAAACAGAACACGATTAAAGCGGCCGCTTACAGGATTGAGGGATTAGCCTTCGCTATAGATAACACAACCTTAACCACCGCTAACGACCAAGAAGACATCATACAGTGGAATATTGCTACAAGCGAACAGGTCGCTGCTCACACACTTCCAAACACAAACATCTCCATGGAATCATCATGGTTCGATGATGGCACAAGTTATCAACGAAAGGGAGTCACATTTGCACCGAATAGCGAGAAACTGGCTGTTAAAAATATGGAAAAGAGTCCGATTGAGTCCTTTGATACAACTATTGAGATATGGGATATAACGACTGATAAACCGCCGCGCCACCTTATAGAGTTTGTAACAGATTGGGGACCTATAGCATTTACGCCTGATGGAAGTATCTTAGCAAGCGGCAGTGATTCCCATGCTGCTACCGACCTGTGGAGCACACACACTGGTAAACGGATTGCCACGCTTAAAACGCCTGGAAACTGGATAAACGACTTGTTAGTCCGGCTTCGTCTCCGTGATAGTAGTATTTATGCCTTGGCATTCACACACGACGGAAATACCTTGGCGGTTGGAACCCGAGATAAGCACATCCAATTGTGGAATGTGACTGACCAACAGCATATTGGAAGTCTTGAGGGACACAAATACGTTGTCTGTGAGTTAGCATTTTCACCTGATGGGAACACGCTCGCCAGCGGAGATACAGGCGGTAAAATTCATTTATGGGAACTCCCGACACGCCGACACCTCACCATCTTTAATGGTCATAAAAGTTACGTTCGCACATTGGCATTCGCACCTGATGGAAAAACTTTAGCAAGCATAAGTGGTCATGATGGGACCATATTCCTCTGGAATGTGCCATCAAAATAA